From Chryseobacterium joostei, the proteins below share one genomic window:
- a CDS encoding Nif3-like dinuclear metal center hexameric protein, producing MKLRAVISKIEEEISIRQAEDFDNVGLLCGVPDRDVSGILVCHDALENVVEEAIEKNCNLIVCFHPIIFSGLKSLTGKNYVERAVLKAIENKIAIYAIHTAFDNDFFGVNYGICSELGLKNMKILQPKEKNLKQLTVFVPKEHSDKVREAMFAAGAGSIGFYDECSFTVNGNGTFRPIEGSNPFSGQQNIRENADEDMISVVFETYKEGQIIGAMKNAHPYEEVAHQLYSLDNKNHHTGLGMYGDLEEEMDEKDFLRFVKEKFSLEVIKHSSFNNKKIKRVGVLGGSGASGIRSAVSKKCDAYLTGDIKYHDYFLAESKMLICDIGHYESEQFVTQQLFEILSQKFSTFAISKSIEKTNPVNYFI from the coding sequence ATGAAGCTAAGAGCTGTAATTTCAAAAATAGAAGAAGAAATAAGTATCAGACAGGCAGAGGATTTTGATAACGTAGGATTACTGTGTGGTGTTCCGGATCGTGATGTTTCCGGAATTCTGGTTTGTCATGATGCATTGGAAAATGTTGTAGAGGAAGCCATTGAGAAAAACTGCAACCTGATTGTATGCTTTCATCCCATTATATTTTCGGGTTTGAAGTCCCTAACAGGAAAAAATTATGTAGAAAGAGCAGTTTTAAAGGCTATTGAAAACAAAATTGCCATTTACGCCATTCATACAGCCTTTGATAATGATTTCTTTGGAGTGAATTATGGAATATGCAGCGAGCTGGGATTAAAGAATATGAAAATCCTTCAGCCAAAGGAAAAGAATTTAAAACAACTTACGGTTTTCGTTCCAAAGGAGCATTCAGATAAAGTAAGAGAAGCTATGTTTGCTGCAGGAGCAGGAAGTATAGGATTTTATGACGAATGCAGTTTTACAGTCAATGGAAACGGAACATTTAGACCAATAGAAGGTTCAAATCCTTTTTCCGGACAGCAAAATATCCGAGAGAATGCTGATGAAGATATGATTTCCGTAGTTTTTGAAACCTATAAGGAAGGCCAGATCATCGGAGCAATGAAAAATGCTCATCCATATGAAGAAGTTGCCCATCAGCTATATAGCCTGGATAACAAAAATCATCATACCGGATTGGGAATGTATGGTGACCTGGAAGAAGAGATGGATGAAAAGGATTTCTTAAGATTTGTAAAAGAAAAGTTCAGTCTTGAAGTCATAAAACATTCTTCTTTCAACAACAAAAAAATTAAAAGAGTAGGGGTTCTGGGAGGTTCTGGAGCCAGCGGAATTCGCTCTGCAGTTTCCAAGAAATGTGATGCTTACCTTACCGGAGATATCAAATACCACGACTATTTCCTGGCAGAGTCCAAAATGTTGATTTGTGATATAGGACATTATGAATCAGAACAATTTGTAACTCAACAATTATTTGAAATTTTATCACAAAAATTTAGTACATTTGCAATTTCAAAATCTATTGAAAAAACAAACCCAGTAAATTATTTCATTTAA
- a CDS encoding AMP-dependent synthetase/ligase, which produces MTIKRLFDIPHYALEKYPKTDMFVTKYHGEWKKTSTQEFINEGNKISRGLLKLGIKPGDKIALITTNSRTEWAIMDFGLSQIGVVSVPVYPSISSEDYEFIFNNAEIQYCFVSDKELLNKVMKVKHNIPSLQGIFTFDNISGAANWKEIMDLGEDESTQIEVEDLSNAINTEDLATIIYTSGTTGRPKGVMLTHNNIVSNVLGSIPRIPKKKSLDYKETRALSFLPICHIFERMLFYLYQYNGFSLYFAESIEKMGENVKEVKPHYMTVVPRLVEKVYDKIYNTGSSAGGLKSKIFFWALNLISKKKVISKPSGIQEMIADKLVFSKWREGLGGEIVTLVSGSAALSTRLNLMFQNAGIPILEGYGLTETSPVISVNSFDKMKVGTVGVPLDNLKVKIQEDGEITVKGPSVFKGYFQNDEMTREAFTEDGFFKTGDIGHIDNEGFLQITDRKKEMFKTSGGKYIAPQTIENLAKASKFIEQIMVVGDGEKMPCALVQPDFEFARNWAMRNNLNIGSTPEEIAKSTELKQRIEKEMEGINEHLGNWEKIKKIELTPEIWSIEAGLLTPTLKLKRKAVKEKFIALYNKMYDHQE; this is translated from the coding sequence ATGACGATCAAGAGATTATTCGATATTCCGCACTATGCTTTAGAAAAATATCCTAAAACGGATATGTTTGTTACAAAGTATCATGGTGAATGGAAAAAAACTTCTACGCAGGAGTTTATCAATGAGGGAAATAAGATATCCAGAGGATTATTGAAGCTAGGTATAAAGCCTGGTGATAAGATCGCTTTGATAACCACCAATTCCCGTACGGAATGGGCTATTATGGATTTTGGACTTTCACAAATCGGTGTTGTTTCAGTACCGGTTTATCCTAGTATTTCCTCAGAGGATTACGAATTTATCTTCAACAATGCAGAAATACAGTATTGTTTTGTTTCTGACAAGGAACTTCTTAATAAGGTAATGAAAGTAAAACACAATATCCCAAGTCTACAGGGAATCTTTACTTTCGACAATATAAGTGGAGCTGCCAATTGGAAAGAAATCATGGATCTGGGTGAAGATGAATCTACACAAATTGAGGTGGAGGACCTTTCCAATGCCATCAATACTGAAGATCTCGCAACAATCATCTATACTTCCGGAACTACGGGAAGACCTAAGGGAGTAATGCTTACCCATAATAATATTGTATCCAATGTATTAGGTTCTATCCCAAGGATTCCTAAGAAAAAAAGTCTGGACTATAAGGAAACAAGAGCGTTAAGCTTTCTTCCTATCTGCCATATTTTTGAAAGAATGCTTTTTTATCTGTATCAATACAATGGTTTTTCTCTTTACTTTGCCGAGAGCATTGAAAAAATGGGTGAAAATGTAAAAGAAGTGAAGCCTCACTATATGACTGTAGTACCAAGATTGGTAGAAAAGGTATATGATAAAATATATAATACAGGATCTTCTGCAGGCGGATTAAAGTCCAAGATCTTTTTCTGGGCTTTGAATCTCATTTCCAAAAAGAAAGTTATTTCCAAGCCATCAGGAATTCAGGAAATGATTGCTGATAAACTGGTTTTTTCTAAATGGAGAGAAGGTTTAGGAGGTGAAATTGTCACCTTGGTTTCCGGATCTGCAGCATTGTCTACAAGATTGAACTTAATGTTCCAGAATGCAGGGATTCCAATTTTGGAGGGATATGGTTTAACCGAAACATCTCCGGTAATTTCTGTAAACAGTTTCGACAAGATGAAAGTGGGAACTGTAGGAGTACCATTGGATAATCTAAAGGTAAAGATTCAGGAAGATGGTGAGATTACCGTAAAAGGGCCGTCTGTATTTAAGGGATATTTTCAAAACGATGAGATGACCAGAGAAGCCTTTACTGAAGATGGGTTTTTCAAGACCGGAGATATTGGTCATATTGATAATGAGGGGTTTTTACAGATCACAGACCGTAAAAAGGAAATGTTCAAAACATCCGGTGGTAAATATATCGCTCCCCAAACCATTGAAAACCTTGCTAAAGCTTCAAAATTCATTGAGCAGATCATGGTTGTTGGTGATGGTGAAAAAATGCCATGTGCATTGGTACAGCCTGACTTTGAATTTGCAAGGAACTGGGCCATGAGAAATAATCTCAATATCGGCTCCACACCGGAAGAAATTGCTAAAAGCACTGAGCTGAAGCAGAGAATTGAAAAGGAAATGGAGGGAATCAATGAGCATCTTGGAAACTGGGAGAAAATCAAAAAGATTGAATTGACTCCTGAAATCTGGAGTATTGAAGCAGGACTTCTGACGCCAACGCTAAAACTGAAAAGAAAAGCAGTAAAAGAGAAGTTTATTGCTCTCTATAATAAGATGTATGATCATCAGGAATAA
- a CDS encoding ion transporter: MEREHNLVPEDKLWKRFLYRIIYRSDTRLGKLFDIILLSLILASTAIIMMESVPQLDKRFHYTFVILEWIISIFFTAEYSMRIAVIKNKRNYIFSFFGIIDFLALVPFFLSFFFPITKYFLIFRMLRMLRIFRIFNLLDFMNDGYLIVRALRNSSRKIYIFLLFLIIFSVIVGSLMFMVEGGRQGFETIPQSIYWAVVTVTTVGYGDVSPITPMGKFFAVVLMLAGYSIIAVPTGIVTAEMRNKRQNLEMVCDRCGNEDIDDDARYCKQCGKKLA; the protein is encoded by the coding sequence ATGGAAAGAGAACATAACCTTGTTCCTGAAGACAAACTTTGGAAAAGATTCCTTTACCGAATAATTTATCGCTCCGATACCAGGCTCGGAAAACTCTTCGATATCATATTACTATCCTTAATCCTTGCAAGTACTGCCATTATTATGATGGAAAGTGTACCTCAGCTGGATAAAAGATTTCATTATACCTTTGTAATTCTTGAATGGATTATTTCTATTTTTTTCACTGCTGAGTATTCTATGCGGATTGCCGTGATAAAAAATAAGCGCAACTATATCTTCAGCTTCTTCGGAATTATTGATTTTCTTGCGCTGGTTCCTTTCTTTCTTAGTTTTTTCTTTCCGATCACGAAATATTTCCTGATCTTCAGAATGCTGAGAATGCTGAGAATCTTCAGGATTTTCAATTTACTGGACTTCATGAATGATGGCTATCTGATTGTAAGAGCATTAAGAAACAGTTCGAGAAAGATTTATATATTCCTTCTGTTTCTGATCATATTTTCGGTTATTGTAGGTTCACTTATGTTTATGGTAGAAGGTGGCCGTCAGGGTTTTGAAACAATCCCTCAATCTATTTACTGGGCTGTAGTAACGGTAACTACTGTAGGATATGGGGATGTATCTCCTATTACTCCGATGGGAAAGTTTTTTGCAGTTGTTCTGATGCTTGCAGGTTACTCCATCATTGCGGTTCCTACCGGAATTGTAACAGCCGAAATGCGAAACAAAAGACAGAACCTGGAAATGGTCTGTGACCGTTGTGGCAATGAAGATATTGATGATGATGCAAGATACTGTAAGCAGTGTGGCAAGAAATTAGCTTGA
- a CDS encoding T9SS type A sorting domain-containing protein — protein sequence MKKILLLCLLTVSMILSAQITLGEGSTITGNAPVNTYYGYSYTQQIFTKQEINANAAGNITGLKFYLDPAATIDNSSDWVVYLGHTTKTNFTSGSNWVPVAQMTEVYSGTVSNSNGVIEITFAVPFAYNNTQNLVLAIDENTSNYDDDEVFSVFNAVQDRAIAYSSDSQNPDPSNPPFGTSLGYRSVISFMGLTPSAIPACAPVIYPANNAILVPLSPTITWSAPQGATSYKVSIGTTPGGTNIVNQQAVTTNSFTPAAPLSINTTYYLRVISVGVGGESTGCTDIKFKTVPPPPANDDCAAAVNLTVNPDLNCGTVTAGTTVSATDSGLTPDPCFGTPDDDVWYKFTATATSHVISLKNVTAAGTTSSTDTYFQVFSGDCATLNSILCSDPESAVATGLTAGSTYYIRVYSYGDAGNAQAFNICVGTLPPPPANDECSAAITLTVNPDMNCGTVTAGTTLSATDSGLAPSPCFGNPDDDVWYKFTATAASHVISLKNIVGVGTGSTSTDTYFQVFSGICGGLTSILCSDPDSSIVSGLNAGETYYVRVYSYGGAGRAQSFNICVGTLPPPPTNDDCASAVTLTVNPNMNCGTVTSGHTLGATDSGLAPSPCFGNPDDDVWFKFTATAGSHMITLSDVVSLGTNQTIDSYFQVFSGSCGNLVNVLCSDPESAVATGLTAGSTYYVRVFTYGGTETAIGFKICVGTLPPPPVNDACTGALVASVFPYTYTQADAAGATNNGGFLSTCASNPMNDGTWFTFMGDGTTHEIAVTMPSGSSFDPQIGVFSGSCDNLACVSTVDANGGGSTETVSVPTVTGTAYYVNVGHYSDDEDKLEGAFTITINKENLGTSETSSAKNEIKVYPNPFTDVLNISKADQVKSISVLEVSGRLVKTIENPSSVLHLGDLKQGMYLVVLNMKDGTKQTVKAIKK from the coding sequence ATGAAGAAAATCTTACTCTTGTGCTTGCTCACCGTAAGCATGATTTTGAGTGCTCAAATCACCTTGGGTGAAGGTAGTACAATCACCGGAAATGCTCCGGTCAATACCTATTATGGGTATTCCTATACCCAGCAAATTTTCACAAAACAGGAAATTAATGCAAATGCTGCAGGAAATATTACCGGTCTTAAATTTTATCTGGATCCTGCTGCAACGATAGACAATTCATCCGATTGGGTTGTTTATCTCGGTCATACTACAAAAACTAATTTTACGTCTGGTAGCAACTGGGTTCCTGTTGCACAGATGACAGAAGTGTATTCAGGAACTGTTTCAAACTCAAATGGAGTGATAGAAATTACATTTGCTGTACCATTTGCGTATAACAATACACAAAATTTAGTTCTTGCAATAGATGAAAATACTTCCAATTATGATGATGATGAAGTGTTTTCTGTATTTAATGCGGTGCAGGACAGAGCTATTGCTTATTCAAGCGACTCTCAAAATCCGGATCCGTCAAATCCTCCCTTTGGAACATCTCTAGGATACAGATCGGTTATAAGCTTTATGGGGCTTACTCCAAGTGCAATACCAGCTTGTGCTCCTGTAATATATCCTGCAAACAATGCAATCTTAGTTCCATTGTCTCCTACCATTACTTGGAGTGCGCCACAAGGAGCTACAAGTTACAAGGTTTCTATAGGCACAACTCCAGGAGGAACAAATATTGTAAATCAACAAGCGGTAACAACAAACAGCTTCACGCCGGCAGCCCCACTTTCTATTAATACTACTTATTACCTTAGAGTGATTTCAGTTGGGGTAGGTGGTGAGTCTACTGGTTGTACCGATATAAAGTTTAAAACAGTACCTCCTCCTCCAGCCAATGATGATTGTGCTGCTGCTGTAAACCTGACGGTAAACCCAGATCTGAACTGTGGAACTGTTACTGCGGGAACAACGGTTTCGGCAACCGATTCAGGATTGACTCCGGATCCTTGCTTTGGTACTCCGGATGATGATGTATGGTATAAATTTACAGCAACGGCAACAAGCCATGTAATTTCACTTAAAAATGTAACCGCTGCAGGTACCACTTCAAGCACAGATACCTATTTCCAGGTTTTCAGTGGTGATTGTGCAACATTAAACAGTATTTTATGTTCAGATCCGGAAAGTGCTGTAGCAACAGGGCTTACTGCAGGAAGTACTTACTATATAAGAGTTTATAGTTATGGAGATGCAGGAAATGCTCAAGCTTTCAATATATGTGTAGGAACATTGCCTCCTCCTCCTGCAAACGATGAGTGCTCTGCTGCAATTACCCTAACGGTAAACCCTGATATGAATTGTGGTACAGTTACTGCTGGTACAACTCTTTCTGCAACAGATTCAGGCTTAGCTCCAAGTCCTTGTTTTGGTAATCCTGATGATGATGTATGGTATAAGTTTACAGCAACGGCAGCTTCTCATGTTATTTCACTTAAAAATATTGTTGGAGTAGGTACTGGAAGTACCAGTACAGATACTTATTTCCAGGTTTTCAGTGGAATCTGTGGAGGTTTGACAAGTATTTTATGTTCAGATCCTGATTCATCAATTGTTTCCGGTCTTAATGCAGGTGAAACTTACTATGTAAGAGTTTATAGTTATGGAGGAGCAGGAAGAGCTCAAAGTTTCAATATATGTGTAGGAACTTTGCCGCCGCCGCCAACAAACGATGACTGTGCTAGTGCTGTTACCCTGACAGTAAATCCAAATATGAACTGTGGAACAGTTACTTCTGGCCATACGCTTGGCGCAACAGATTCAGGCTTAGCTCCAAGTCCTTGTTTTGGTAATCCTGATGATGATGTATGGTTTAAATTTACAGCAACTGCTGGTAGCCATATGATTACATTAAGCGATGTTGTTTCATTGGGTACAAATCAGACTATAGACAGCTATTTCCAAGTTTTCAGTGGAAGTTGTGGAAATTTAGTAAATGTCCTATGTTCAGATCCTGAGTCAGCAGTAGCAACAGGTCTTACAGCAGGAAGTACTTATTATGTAAGAGTTTTCACTTACGGTGGAACAGAAACGGCAATTGGCTTTAAGATATGTGTAGGAACATTGCCACCACCTCCGGTAAATGATGCTTGTACTGGTGCATTGGTAGCATCTGTATTCCCTTATACTTATACTCAGGCTGATGCGGCTGGAGCTACTAATAATGGTGGATTCCTTTCTACTTGCGCAAGTAATCCAATGAATGATGGTACTTGGTTTACTTTCATGGGAGATGGTACAACTCACGAAATTGCTGTTACAATGCCTTCTGGTAGTAGCTTTGATCCGCAGATTGGAGTTTTTAGCGGTAGCTGCGATAATTTAGCTTGTGTAAGTACCGTTGATGCTAATGGAGGTGGAAGTACAGAAACAGTATCTGTGCCAACGGTTACAGGAACTGCATATTATGTGAATGTGGGACATTATTCTGATGATGAAGATAAATTGGAGGGTGCATTTACGATTACTATTAATAAAGAAAATCTTGGAACTTCAGAAACATCTAGTGCTAAGAATGAAATTAAAGTATATCCAAATCCATTTACAGATGTATTGAATATTTCCAAAGCAGATCAGGTAAAATCAATTTCTGTTCTGGAAGTTTCAGGAAGATTGGTTAAAACTATTGAAAATCCTTCCTCTGTTCTTCATTTAGGAGACTTAAAGCAAGGAATGTATTTAGTAGTTTTGAATATGAAAGACGGAACGAAGCAGACAGTTAAAGCAATTAAGAAATAA
- a CDS encoding acyl-CoA dehydrogenase: MDFNLSEEQLMIQQAARDFAQNELLPEVIERDRDQKFPVEQVKKMGEMGLLGMMVDPKYGGAGMDSVSYVLAMEEIAKIDASAAVVMSVNNSLVCAGLEKFASEEQKVKYLTPLASGKVIGAFALSEPEAGSDATSQKTTAEDKGDYYLLNGIKNWITNGGTASYYIVIAQTDPEKKHKGINAFIVERGWEGFEIGPKEDKLGIRGSDTHSLIFNNVKVPKENRIGEDGFGFNFAMAVLNGGRIGIASQALGIASGAYEMALKYAKTRKAFKTEIINHQAIAFKLADMATQITAARMLCFKAACEKDAGKDISESGAMAKLYSSQVAMDTTIEAVQIHGGYGYVKEYHVERLMRDAKITQIYEGTSEIQKIVISRSIAK, from the coding sequence ATGGACTTTAATTTATCGGAAGAACAGCTGATGATTCAGCAGGCAGCAAGAGATTTTGCACAAAACGAATTATTACCTGAAGTTATTGAAAGAGACCGTGACCAGAAGTTCCCTGTAGAGCAGGTGAAGAAAATGGGTGAAATGGGGCTTTTAGGAATGATGGTAGACCCAAAATACGGTGGAGCAGGTATGGACAGTGTTTCCTACGTGTTGGCAATGGAGGAGATTGCAAAAATAGATGCATCTGCAGCTGTTGTAATGTCTGTAAACAATTCATTGGTTTGTGCTGGTCTTGAAAAGTTTGCTTCTGAAGAACAAAAAGTAAAATATCTTACTCCATTGGCAAGTGGAAAAGTAATAGGAGCATTTGCTTTATCTGAGCCGGAAGCAGGTTCTGATGCAACTTCTCAGAAAACAACTGCTGAAGACAAAGGAGATTACTATCTATTAAACGGGATCAAAAACTGGATTACAAACGGAGGAACTGCTTCTTACTATATCGTAATTGCACAAACAGATCCTGAGAAAAAACATAAGGGAATCAATGCTTTCATCGTAGAAAGAGGATGGGAAGGTTTTGAAATCGGACCAAAAGAAGATAAACTGGGAATCAGAGGAAGTGATACACATTCTTTGATCTTCAACAATGTAAAGGTTCCAAAGGAAAACAGAATTGGTGAGGATGGGTTTGGATTCAACTTTGCTATGGCTGTATTGAACGGTGGAAGAATCGGTATTGCTTCTCAAGCTTTAGGTATCGCTTCAGGAGCTTATGAAATGGCTTTGAAATATGCTAAAACAAGAAAAGCTTTCAAAACAGAAATCATCAATCACCAGGCAATTGCATTCAAATTAGCAGATATGGCTACTCAGATCACTGCAGCAAGAATGCTATGCTTCAAGGCTGCGTGTGAAAAAGATGCAGGAAAAGATATCTCTGAAAGCGGTGCAATGGCAAAACTATACTCTTCTCAGGTAGCAATGGATACTACTATTGAAGCTGTACAGATTCACGGTGGATACGGATATGTGAAAGAATACCACGTAGAAAGATTAATGAGAGATGCAAAAATCACTCAGATCTACGAAGGAACTTCTGAAATCCAGAAAATCGTGATCTCCAGAAGTATTGCAAAATAA
- a CDS encoding zinc ribbon domain-containing protein — protein MAKTNDISVEEKLRALYDLQIIDSRLDEIRNTRGELPIEVEDLEIEIEGLEKRAEKFHADIKDQDDQIKTKHEVINHAKTLIEKYKSQQDNVRNNKEFEALGKEIEFQDLEIQLAEKRIKEFGVKIAHKNETLSELTAKIDDLKNHLKFKKEELDGLISETQKEEEYLIEQSKEFAGKIDERLLASYNRIRTNSINGLAVVGLERGAPKGSFFTIPPQKQMEIAQRKKIIIDEHSGKILVDDELVMEENEKMKSVIKF, from the coding sequence ATGGCAAAAACCAACGATATTTCAGTTGAAGAAAAATTAAGAGCTTTATACGATTTACAGATCATTGATTCAAGATTGGATGAAATCCGAAATACTAGAGGAGAATTGCCAATTGAAGTTGAAGATCTTGAAATCGAGATTGAAGGTCTTGAAAAAAGAGCTGAAAAATTTCATGCAGACATTAAGGATCAGGACGATCAGATCAAAACAAAGCATGAAGTTATTAACCATGCAAAAACTTTAATTGAGAAGTATAAATCTCAACAGGATAATGTAAGAAACAATAAAGAGTTTGAAGCATTAGGGAAAGAAATTGAATTCCAGGACCTGGAAATTCAACTTGCTGAAAAAAGAATTAAGGAATTCGGAGTTAAAATTGCTCACAAAAACGAAACTTTAAGTGAACTAACTGCAAAGATCGACGATTTAAAAAATCACTTGAAATTCAAGAAAGAAGAATTGGATGGTTTGATCTCTGAAACTCAGAAAGAAGAAGAATACTTAATAGAGCAATCTAAAGAATTCGCTGGTAAAATTGACGAAAGATTATTAGCTTCTTACAACAGAATCAGAACAAACTCTATTAACGGTCTTGCTGTAGTAGGATTAGAAAGAGGAGCTCCAAAAGGGTCTTTCTTTACTATTCCTCCACAAAAGCAGATGGAAATCGCTCAGAGAAAGAAAATTATTATTGATGAGCATTCTGGAAAAATCCTTGTTGACGACGAGTTGGTAATGGAAGAAAACGAAAAAATGAAATCAGTAATTAAATTCTAA
- a CDS encoding DUF4349 domain-containing protein, with protein MKKFILLAVVSGTFIMCGKKGEVSSAKIGEAVQSIDSAAAVATEAIDNANTTASQALDSASIRIKDIENTKNEIQQKIENTSKIVDSLSDKIASTKLESKIEKKDSATKKSEKIVVNVPAPKVIKETKIIYKDKPKNDSYELNMPKDKMVKTGYLVIKADNAETVKEIIREEAIKNNGYIKSENLSYAESANHREEGQKIYSIDIKVPIQHFDGLMEALNANIGDIDTKDIQVSGHNYADNTICSINVNITDKTEAEKEPKTFGGKSLAAIESGWDVITSIFLFLLPLWPVFLIGGIGYYFYKKKNKNIPNKDSQ; from the coding sequence ATGAAAAAATTCATTTTACTAGCAGTTGTATCAGGTACATTCATTATGTGTGGTAAAAAAGGTGAGGTTTCATCAGCTAAGATTGGTGAAGCTGTACAAAGTATAGACAGTGCTGCCGCTGTTGCTACAGAAGCCATTGATAATGCCAATACAACAGCCAGCCAAGCTCTGGACTCTGCAAGCATAAGAATAAAGGATATTGAAAACACCAAAAATGAAATCCAGCAGAAAATAGAAAATACATCCAAGATTGTAGATTCTTTATCAGATAAAATTGCTTCTACAAAACTGGAATCAAAAATTGAAAAAAAGGATTCTGCAACCAAGAAATCTGAAAAGATCGTGGTGAATGTTCCTGCTCCAAAGGTAATCAAGGAAACAAAGATTATTTATAAAGACAAGCCTAAAAATGACAGCTATGAACTGAATATGCCAAAAGATAAAATGGTAAAAACAGGATATCTTGTGATAAAGGCTGATAATGCAGAAACTGTAAAAGAAATTATCCGAGAAGAAGCCATTAAAAATAACGGTTACATTAAAAGTGAAAATCTTTCTTACGCTGAATCAGCCAATCATCGTGAAGAAGGCCAAAAAATATACAGTATAGACATCAAGGTTCCTATCCAGCATTTTGATGGTTTAATGGAAGCTCTCAACGCTAATATAGGAGATATAGATACTAAAGACATTCAGGTTTCAGGACATAATTATGCTGATAACACCATCTGTAGTATCAATGTAAATATTACAGATAAAACTGAAGCTGAAAAAGAACCTAAAACTTTCGGTGGAAAATCTTTGGCAGCGATAGAGTCAGGCTGGGATGTCATTACTTCCATATTTCTGTTTCTACTTCCGTTGTGGCCTGTATTTCTAATTGGTGGTATTGGATACTATTTTTATAAAAAGAAAAACAAAAACATTCCTAATAAAGATTCTCAATAG